A single genomic interval of Antarcticibacterium arcticum harbors:
- a CDS encoding Crp/Fnr family transcriptional regulator, which translates to MAGENILISKYPEVIRNCVLFDKLPQDSRDLLLSLFHEETWPKNTCIVNHEKFFFHFFLIISGRIKMYQVDSFGEKEITLFILSKNDVFDLFCLLDGNEHLVYYECLDNVKVLAAPMGEVRKWYNQNPAALKNLLSYAGKQLRLLENYVSDITFTDLSTRIIKLLINNVNTTSKDLGKINNLSNKEIAFLVGSTRTVVNRHLQRLKSNGSIRITRNKLEIMDLSKLLQLLETSQQKLI; encoded by the coding sequence ATGGCTGGAGAAAATATTCTTATTTCAAAATATCCTGAAGTTATTAGAAATTGCGTACTATTCGACAAACTGCCGCAAGATTCACGGGACCTGTTGTTATCTCTGTTCCATGAGGAAACCTGGCCAAAAAACACCTGTATAGTTAACCACGAAAAATTCTTTTTCCATTTTTTCCTGATAATTTCCGGAAGGATTAAAATGTACCAGGTAGATAGTTTTGGGGAAAAAGAGATCACCTTATTCATATTGTCAAAAAATGACGTGTTCGACCTTTTTTGTCTTTTAGATGGGAATGAACATCTGGTTTATTATGAGTGTCTGGACAATGTGAAAGTGTTGGCAGCCCCTATGGGGGAAGTTCGTAAATGGTACAATCAAAATCCGGCAGCTCTAAAAAATCTTTTATCTTATGCAGGGAAACAACTAAGATTGCTGGAAAATTATGTTTCAGATATCACATTTACAGATTTATCTACCCGAATTATTAAACTTCTTATTAATAATGTAAATACTACTTCCAAGGATCTTGGAAAAATAAACAATCTCTCAAACAAAGAGATTGCCTTTTTAGTTGGTTCTACGCGCACAGTGGTAAACCGGCATTTACAGCGATTAAAAAGCAACGGTTCTATCAGGATCACCCGAAACAAACTTGAAATAATGGATCTTTCTAAATTGCTTCAACTTTTGGAAACCAGCCAACAAAAGTTAATTTAA
- a CDS encoding DEAD/DEAH box helicase, whose translation MKVETFGLEEKKNDKTLYAYQQVDIDKIFNVIDNHPSKYNLLYQLPTGGGKTVIFSQIVREYIQRFNKKVLILTHRIELCRQTSNMLSEFGVLNKIINSKVKDLPDQEDYMCFVAMVETLNNRLHDEKLEIENIGLVIIDEAHYNSFRKLFKFFEKSFILGVTATPLSSNIKLPMKDNYRELIVGDSISSLIQKGFLANVNVYSYDVGLQSLKVGINGDYTVKSSEELYSNLSMQEKLLGAYMEKSLNKKTLIFNNGINTSKEVYETFRNAGIPIRHLDNTTSKQDRKQILKWFKHTPDAIVTSVSILTTGFDEPSVETIILNRATKSLTLYFQMIGRGSRVLPGKSEFTVIDLGNNMARFGHWNAPVDWKQLFRSPDFYFESLLSDEEIEREFKYVMPPDLRKQFSKTTDVSFDVEKAYDLVIKKGLKSKTVLEWSMDQHVNMCVENSEDVFDARLLAKELKDDISSRIKQFSYCISKSTKNYREWLEEDYCRKLRLQINKEF comes from the coding sequence ATGAAAGTTGAAACTTTTGGACTTGAAGAAAAGAAAAATGATAAAACCCTTTACGCGTACCAGCAGGTAGATATAGATAAGATCTTTAATGTAATTGATAACCATCCCTCAAAATATAATTTATTATACCAGTTACCCACGGGTGGTGGTAAAACGGTTATTTTCTCTCAAATTGTAAGGGAATATATTCAGCGGTTCAATAAAAAGGTTCTCATACTTACCCATAGGATTGAACTATGCCGGCAAACATCAAATATGTTGTCTGAGTTTGGAGTGCTCAACAAGATCATTAACAGCAAGGTAAAAGATCTTCCGGACCAGGAAGATTATATGTGTTTTGTGGCTATGGTAGAAACCCTCAATAACCGGCTTCATGATGAGAAACTGGAAATTGAGAATATTGGCCTGGTAATTATTGATGAAGCCCATTATAACTCTTTCAGGAAATTGTTCAAATTCTTCGAAAAGAGTTTTATACTGGGAGTTACCGCTACGCCTTTAAGTTCCAATATTAAACTTCCTATGAAAGATAATTACAGGGAGCTTATTGTAGGAGATTCCATTTCATCCCTTATTCAAAAAGGTTTTCTGGCCAATGTAAATGTATATAGTTATGATGTGGGATTACAATCCCTTAAAGTGGGAATTAATGGTGATTACACGGTAAAATCTTCAGAGGAGCTGTATTCCAATCTCTCCATGCAGGAAAAGTTGTTAGGGGCTTACATGGAAAAGTCTTTGAACAAAAAGACCCTTATATTTAATAATGGTATAAATACTTCCAAAGAAGTTTATGAAACCTTCAGAAATGCAGGAATACCTATAAGGCATCTTGATAACACCACCTCTAAACAGGACAGGAAACAGATCCTTAAATGGTTTAAACATACGCCAGATGCTATAGTTACCTCAGTAAGTATTCTTACTACAGGATTTGATGAACCTTCTGTAGAAACCATCATCTTGAACCGTGCTACTAAATCACTCACATTGTATTTTCAAATGATTGGTCGCGGATCCCGGGTTCTTCCGGGAAAATCTGAATTTACCGTGATAGACCTTGGAAATAACATGGCAAGATTTGGGCACTGGAATGCACCGGTAGACTGGAAACAATTGTTTCGCTCTCCCGATTTCTATTTCGAGAGTCTGTTAAGTGATGAGGAGATAGAACGGGAATTTAAATATGTCATGCCTCCAGATCTCCGGAAGCAATTTTCCAAAACTACAGACGTGAGTTTTGATGTTGAAAAGGCTTATGACCTGGTAATTAAAAAGGGGCTGAAATCTAAAACTGTACTGGAATGGTCTATGGACCAACACGTAAATATGTGTGTAGAAAACAGCGAGGACGTTTTTGATGCCCGCCTCCTGGCAAAAGAGTTAAAGGATGATATCTCCTCCCGAATAAAGCAATTTTCCTATTGTATTAGCAAAAGCACCAAAAATTACAGGGAATGGCTGGAAGAAGATTATTGCCGTAAGTTAAGATTACAGATCAATAAGGAGTTTTAG
- a CDS encoding T9SS type B sorting domain-containing protein → MAATRSGNWKFVLKFVFLRHGMLSYKNNISSCSMKNSLTVLFLLWSSFLYSQLEFCQGSKGDPIFHETFGTGNLSGPALPASVTNYRYVTGDPNDGEYTISGRVGQNNTTWHSYFPSTTTSKGRALIVNAGFSSGLFYTTRIEGLCENASYEFSAYLMNVYDRTSNACNNGGIPINVRFEIWDETDTTLLKEGSTGDIQSTISPVWERYALTFQSREGQGAVILKMFNNGDGGCGNDLAIDDIIFSSCGDLTEIIAEGDTGNPIVICESTPRRSFTLTATPDFSVYNNHVYQWQESDDGILWIDIPNETREAFITPEISSTTYYRVRVAEASINLENNLCSSVSEVFKFLYVKTPLAPVSAGDILVCTNEEIPPLMVNVEDDNHRVNWYDAAVGGNLLAENTPRIQAYTPGIYYAEAINNDGCEAGPRTGVSLNFIEVPAIEDEILSLCENSFLTLKAGVSGASYLWSTGETSEDIIINSTGDFSVTISTEGCRVQKNIKVIPVVPAVINRIISEEDRVIIETTVSGEFEYSLNGMDFQESNIFRNIRGGIYTAYVRDLSGCETNSLRFPHIVIQRHFSPNNDGYNDLFELKGVEYFNSSFIRIYNRYGSLIKSGNGVGFTWDGTFNGKPLPADDYWYEIFIEDLKLLKGNISLVRQPGF, encoded by the coding sequence ATGGCTGCAACCAGAAGTGGCAACTGGAAATTTGTATTAAAATTCGTATTTTTGAGGCATGGTATGTTATCATATAAGAATAACATATCTTCCTGCTCCATGAAGAATTCCTTAACGGTTCTTTTTTTACTCTGGTCTTCCTTTCTTTATTCCCAATTGGAATTTTGCCAGGGAAGTAAAGGTGATCCCATTTTTCATGAGACCTTTGGAACAGGAAATTTGAGCGGCCCGGCGCTTCCCGCTTCAGTAACAAATTACAGGTATGTTACAGGAGATCCCAATGATGGGGAATACACGATCTCCGGAAGGGTAGGCCAGAATAATACTACCTGGCATTCCTATTTTCCCTCAACAACAACTTCCAAAGGCCGGGCTCTTATAGTAAATGCGGGGTTTTCTTCGGGTTTATTCTATACTACCAGGATCGAGGGTTTATGTGAAAATGCTTCTTATGAATTTTCCGCATATTTAATGAACGTTTATGATAGGACGAGCAATGCCTGCAACAACGGCGGAATACCGATAAATGTACGTTTTGAAATATGGGATGAAACCGATACCACCCTGCTTAAAGAGGGCAGTACGGGAGATATCCAGTCAACTATTTCCCCGGTTTGGGAACGCTATGCCCTTACGTTTCAATCCCGGGAAGGGCAGGGAGCTGTAATTCTGAAAATGTTCAACAATGGAGATGGCGGGTGTGGAAATGATCTTGCCATAGACGATATTATTTTTAGCTCCTGTGGGGACCTTACTGAAATTATTGCTGAGGGCGACACAGGTAATCCAATAGTTATATGTGAATCTACTCCCCGCCGAAGTTTCACTTTAACAGCAACGCCAGATTTTTCGGTGTACAACAATCACGTGTACCAATGGCAGGAGAGTGATGATGGAATTTTATGGATTGATATTCCAAACGAAACCCGGGAGGCGTTTATCACTCCCGAAATTAGCTCTACAACATATTACCGGGTAAGAGTGGCCGAGGCAAGCATTAATCTCGAAAATAATTTATGCAGTTCGGTTTCTGAGGTTTTTAAATTCCTTTATGTGAAAACTCCTTTGGCCCCGGTAAGCGCCGGTGATATTTTGGTATGTACCAATGAGGAAATTCCGCCTTTGATGGTGAATGTTGAAGATGACAATCATCGTGTGAATTGGTATGATGCAGCAGTAGGTGGAAATCTCCTTGCTGAAAATACCCCCAGGATTCAGGCCTATACTCCGGGGATTTATTATGCTGAAGCAATCAATAATGATGGGTGTGAGGCAGGCCCAAGAACAGGGGTTAGCCTTAATTTTATTGAAGTGCCCGCAATTGAGGATGAAATTCTCTCTCTTTGCGAAAATTCCTTTTTAACCTTGAAGGCGGGTGTTTCCGGAGCTTCGTATCTTTGGTCAACAGGGGAAACTTCAGAAGATATAATAATAAATTCCACGGGAGATTTTTCGGTTACAATAAGTACAGAGGGTTGCAGAGTTCAAAAAAATATAAAAGTGATCCCTGTGGTACCTGCGGTTATAAACAGGATAATTTCTGAAGAAGACCGGGTAATTATTGAAACTACTGTTTCCGGCGAATTTGAATATTCCCTGAATGGGATGGATTTTCAGGAAAGTAATATTTTCAGAAATATCCGTGGCGGTATTTACACTGCATACGTGAGAGATCTTTCAGGTTGTGAAACCAATTCGCTCCGGTTTCCGCATATAGTAATTCAGAGACATTTTTCCCCAAATAATGATGGGTATAATGATCTTTTTGAATTAAAAGGGGTAGAATATTTCAACTCTTCTTTTATAAGAATTTACAACAGGTATGGCAGCTTAATAAAATCCGGAAATGGGGTAGGCTTCACCTGGGATGGGACGTTTAATGGAAAGCCCCTGCCGGCAGATGATTACTGGTATGAAATTTTTATTGAAGACCTTAAACTTCTTAAGGGAAATATCTCCCTTGTTCGGCAGCCGGGATTTTGA
- the epsC gene encoding serine O-acetyltransferase EpsC — MSHKDTIRRIEAQKSLPHLKYEIREKTTAFTNRLFYTLFDDATPVEENIVGLGQDFEELVKIACWEPGQPCKEIWDQYCAILPEILEKLSRDARAINENDPASNSVEEVYLAYPGFYAIAIYRLSHELHKTGLPLVPRLMAECAHRMTGVDINPGASIGVPFFIDHATGVVIGETTVIKNNVKIYQGVTLGALSVNRDLRSIKRHPTIEDNVTIYANATILGGNTIIGANSIIGGNVWLTKSIPENSMVSHTPQINIKNSVRNE; from the coding sequence ATGTCTCATAAGGATACTATACGTAGAATTGAAGCGCAGAAAAGCCTTCCCCATTTAAAATATGAAATTCGGGAGAAAACCACTGCTTTTACAAACCGGTTGTTTTATACTTTATTTGATGATGCCACTCCGGTTGAAGAAAACATAGTGGGTTTAGGACAGGATTTTGAGGAACTCGTAAAAATTGCCTGTTGGGAACCGGGACAACCCTGTAAAGAAATATGGGATCAATATTGTGCAATCCTGCCTGAAATATTGGAAAAATTAAGCCGTGATGCGCGGGCCATTAATGAAAATGATCCTGCTTCCAATTCGGTTGAAGAAGTTTACCTGGCTTATCCGGGATTTTATGCGATTGCTATTTACAGGTTGAGCCACGAATTACACAAAACCGGCTTACCCCTCGTGCCGCGGTTAATGGCTGAATGTGCCCATCGTATGACGGGGGTTGATATCAACCCCGGGGCCAGCATTGGTGTTCCTTTTTTTATAGATCATGCTACCGGTGTTGTAATAGGAGAAACAACCGTTATAAAGAATAACGTAAAGATCTACCAGGGAGTTACGCTCGGAGCTTTATCTGTGAACAGGGATCTCAGAAGTATTAAGAGACATCCTACTATAGAAGATAATGTAACCATATATGCCAATGCAACCATTTTAGGTGGTAATACCATTATAGGGGCCAACAGTATAATTGGAGGAAACGTATGGCTTACAAAAAGCATCCCTGAAAATTCCATGGTTTCACACACCCCTCAAATTAACATTAAAAACAGTGTAAGAAATGAGTAA
- the cysM gene encoding cysteine synthase CysM: MSNSILDLIGNTPLVETKTLIKNPRVRLFLKLEGQNPGGSVKDRAAFNMIKSALERGDISRETKLIEATSGNTGIALAMIAGIFKLEIELVMPENSTIERVQTMRAFGAKVTLTSAEGGIEGARDYAEEKVKKDGIYMINQFSNNDNWKAHYKTTGPEIWRDTNQKITHFVSSMGTTGTIMGTSTFLKEQNPGIRIIGVQPTDDSRIPGIRKWPEAYLPKIFNPAKVDRVLEVSEAEASKMTQYLAKEEGIFAGMSSGGATAAAVRLCEELEEGIVVSIICDRGDRYLSSDLFK, from the coding sequence ATGAGTAACTCAATTTTGGACCTTATAGGAAATACCCCGCTTGTGGAAACAAAAACCCTTATCAAAAATCCACGGGTACGTTTATTTTTAAAACTCGAAGGACAAAATCCGGGAGGGAGCGTAAAAGACAGGGCCGCTTTTAATATGATAAAAAGTGCCCTGGAAAGGGGAGATATAAGCCGCGAAACAAAATTAATAGAAGCTACCAGTGGTAATACAGGAATTGCCCTGGCAATGATAGCCGGGATATTTAAACTTGAAATAGAACTGGTAATGCCTGAAAATTCTACCATAGAAAGGGTACAAACTATGAGGGCTTTTGGAGCTAAAGTTACGCTTACCTCTGCGGAAGGGGGTATTGAAGGCGCCCGGGATTATGCTGAAGAGAAAGTGAAAAAGGATGGGATCTATATGATCAACCAGTTTAGTAATAATGATAATTGGAAAGCCCATTACAAAACCACCGGTCCTGAAATATGGAGGGATACAAATCAAAAAATAACACATTTTGTTTCCTCAATGGGAACCACCGGCACTATTATGGGAACCTCTACCTTTTTGAAAGAGCAAAATCCGGGCATACGTATTATTGGAGTGCAACCTACAGATGATTCGCGCATTCCGGGTATCAGGAAATGGCCTGAAGCCTATTTACCCAAGATCTTTAACCCTGCAAAAGTGGATAGGGTCCTGGAGGTAAGTGAAGCCGAAGCCTCAAAAATGACACAGTATCTGGCAAAAGAAGAAGGAATTTTTGCGGGAATGAGCAGTGGCGGTGCTACTGCTGCAGCTGTGAGATTGTGTGAGGAACTTGAAGAGGGAATAGTTGTAAGTATAATTTGCGATAGGGGAGACAGGTACCTTTCTTCAGATCTTTTTAAATAA
- the recQ gene encoding DNA helicase RecQ: MEEMQLRATLKEYFGYDSFRPLQRKIIDAVFAGNDNLVIMPTGGGKSICYQLPALLLPEITLVISPLIALMKDQVDGLTANGVPAAFLNSSQHESEQQEIFNRIEKNELKLLYVAPESLQVIDRFLNDGKVSLIAIDEAHCISSWGHDFRPAYTQLGYLKNRFPTTPLIALTATADKATRKDICHQLNIPNALKHIASFDRKNLSLEVRQGIKRFEQIEDFIERRRKESGIIYCLSRKNTEEVAARLSARGYKAEAYHAGLGHMERIKIQEDFINDRSQIICATIAFGMGIDKSNIRWVIHYNMPKNLEGYYQEIGRAGRDGLASDTLLFHSYADVVQLQKFAANSKNEEVQLAKLERMKQYSEAFTCRRKILLNYFGEFKEDDCGNCDICRNPPMFFDGTLIAQKALSCIYRLKGQEPITLVIDVLRGSQNEAVLEKNYQQVKTYGAGKEISWRDWQQYIIQLINIGYIEIAFHKHNQLQLTPLAKTVLFEGAPVRLAKIPTEKEIKIQEETVSKRKDSSLFEKLRQLRLRIAQEEGIPAYLIFNDATLKEMEKERPMTDEDFMNINGVGRKKMQDYGYQFIKEIISYKKKKPAKKKKAKKGNTYKLTLELYNEGLSIEEISERRGLAPTTIFSHLAKLYDEGNPIDMKQFISKEDLEAVRKARIELGTPEALKPYFEHFQQAMDYGAIRVALAVLQKEEKV, translated from the coding sequence ATGGAAGAAATGCAATTGCGGGCTACACTTAAGGAATATTTTGGATACGATAGTTTTAGGCCATTACAACGAAAGATCATAGATGCAGTATTTGCCGGAAATGATAATTTGGTGATCATGCCTACGGGTGGTGGTAAATCTATATGTTATCAACTTCCTGCCTTACTTCTTCCTGAAATTACCCTGGTAATTTCCCCTCTTATAGCCTTAATGAAAGACCAGGTTGACGGGCTTACGGCCAATGGGGTTCCTGCGGCATTTTTGAACAGCAGCCAGCACGAAAGCGAGCAGCAGGAAATTTTCAACAGGATTGAAAAGAATGAATTAAAGCTTTTATATGTTGCTCCTGAAAGCCTTCAGGTAATTGACCGGTTTTTAAATGATGGAAAAGTTAGTCTTATCGCTATAGATGAAGCCCATTGTATTTCCAGCTGGGGCCATGACTTTCGCCCGGCTTACACCCAATTGGGATATCTAAAAAACAGGTTCCCCACTACCCCGCTCATTGCGCTTACCGCCACTGCCGATAAGGCAACCAGAAAAGATATCTGCCACCAGCTTAACATTCCCAATGCCTTAAAACATATAGCTTCTTTTGACAGAAAAAACCTTAGTCTCGAGGTACGCCAGGGCATTAAGAGATTTGAACAGATAGAGGACTTTATTGAGCGGCGCAGGAAAGAAAGTGGGATCATCTATTGTTTAAGCCGTAAGAACACCGAAGAAGTAGCTGCAAGGCTAAGCGCGCGGGGTTATAAAGCCGAAGCCTACCATGCCGGGTTGGGACATATGGAACGCATCAAGATACAGGAGGATTTTATAAACGACAGATCACAGATAATTTGTGCAACCATTGCTTTTGGAATGGGAATAGATAAGTCCAATATTAGATGGGTGATCCATTATAATATGCCAAAAAATCTGGAAGGTTATTACCAGGAAATAGGACGGGCAGGTAGAGACGGGTTGGCCTCAGACACCTTACTGTTTCATAGTTATGCAGATGTGGTGCAACTTCAAAAATTCGCGGCCAATTCGAAGAACGAAGAAGTGCAGCTGGCAAAACTGGAAAGAATGAAGCAGTACTCTGAAGCTTTCACCTGCCGGAGAAAGATATTGCTCAATTATTTTGGAGAATTTAAAGAGGATGATTGTGGCAACTGTGATATATGCAGGAATCCGCCAATGTTCTTTGACGGCACCCTAATAGCCCAAAAGGCATTGTCCTGTATATACCGCCTTAAAGGACAGGAACCCATTACGCTCGTAATAGATGTATTGAGAGGTTCTCAAAATGAAGCGGTTCTTGAAAAAAACTACCAGCAGGTAAAAACCTATGGTGCGGGCAAGGAAATTTCCTGGAGAGACTGGCAGCAATATATTATTCAGCTTATTAATATAGGATATATTGAGATCGCCTTCCATAAACACAATCAACTCCAATTAACCCCCCTGGCCAAAACGGTATTATTTGAAGGAGCCCCGGTAAGGTTAGCTAAAATACCTACAGAAAAGGAAATTAAAATTCAGGAGGAAACAGTATCCAAAAGAAAAGACAGTTCCCTTTTCGAAAAATTGCGTCAACTGCGATTAAGAATCGCCCAGGAAGAAGGTATTCCTGCATACCTTATTTTCAATGATGCTACTCTCAAAGAAATGGAAAAAGAACGCCCAATGACCGATGAGGATTTTATGAACATTAATGGGGTGGGAAGAAAAAAAATGCAGGATTATGGTTACCAATTTATAAAGGAAATAATTTCCTATAAAAAGAAAAAACCTGCCAAAAAGAAAAAGGCCAAAAAAGGGAATACCTATAAGCTTACCCTTGAGCTTTACAATGAAGGCTTAAGCATAGAAGAGATCTCAGAAAGACGCGGCCTTGCCCCTACCACCATTTTTTCACATCTGGCCAAATTGTATGATGAAGGTAATCCTATAGACATGAAGCAGTTTATTTCTAAGGAAGACCTGGAAGCTGTAAGAAAAGCGCGGATAGAATTAGGAACGCCTGAAGCTTTAAAACCCTATTTTGAACACTTCCAGCAGGCGATGGATTACGGTGCCATTAGAGTGGCATTGGCTGTTTTACAAAAAGAAGAAAAGGTGTAA
- a CDS encoding tRNA pseudouridine synthase A, translated as MQPLRFYYLIKVQYLGYRLHGWQRQPNFKTVEGLIKKTLKYVLPERRIKVLGSSRTDAMVSANDAAFELFLYDTPLEDLNSFLELFNINLPPDIRAVSIKKVDASFNIIQQPKNKEYLYLFAFGEKSHPFCAPLMANFKEDLDIDAMIAGAQLYQGEHYFGNYCVDPGENSILVRTVNNCSLSPNDLYTASFFPEESYLFKVNGPGFLRYQIRLMMGTLVQLGKGEITLDQIRESLLPENNMVMNYIAPASGLILNKIDFE; from the coding sequence TTGCAGCCACTTCGATTCTATTACCTTATTAAAGTCCAGTACCTTGGCTACCGGTTGCACGGCTGGCAACGGCAGCCAAATTTCAAAACGGTGGAAGGATTGATCAAAAAAACACTGAAATATGTGCTTCCCGAAAGAAGAATTAAGGTTTTAGGATCCAGCCGCACAGATGCGATGGTATCTGCCAACGATGCCGCTTTTGAACTGTTTTTATATGATACCCCCCTCGAAGACCTGAATTCGTTTCTGGAGCTTTTTAATATTAATCTCCCGCCCGATATAAGAGCAGTTAGTATTAAGAAAGTAGATGCATCTTTTAATATCATTCAGCAGCCCAAAAACAAGGAATACCTTTATCTTTTTGCTTTTGGCGAAAAAAGTCATCCATTTTGTGCGCCGCTTATGGCCAATTTTAAAGAGGATCTTGATATCGATGCAATGATAGCAGGTGCACAATTATACCAGGGGGAGCATTATTTTGGTAATTACTGTGTAGACCCTGGTGAAAATAGTATTCTGGTAAGAACCGTAAATAATTGTAGTCTTAGCCCGAATGACCTTTATACTGCAAGTTTTTTTCCTGAAGAAAGCTACCTTTTTAAGGTAAACGGGCCAGGTTTTCTCAGGTACCAGATAAGGCTGATGATGGGAACTCTTGTGCAGCTGGGAAAAGGGGAAATTACCCTTGACCAGATACGAGAAAGCCTACTGCCGGAAAATAATATGGTGATGAATTACATTGCCCCGGCTTCCGGACTTATCCTGAATAAGATCGATTTCGAATAA